A genome region from Triticum aestivum cultivar Chinese Spring chromosome 2B, IWGSC CS RefSeq v2.1, whole genome shotgun sequence includes the following:
- the LOC123041986 gene encoding oligopeptide transporter 4-like: protein MEIERAGGAGDEDDASPVEQVRLTVPVTDDPSLPVWTFRMWTMGFLSCALLSFLNQFFAYRAEPIIISQITIQVAALPIGHFLARVLPEKKFRVFGRECSVNPGPFNVKEHVLISIFANAGASFGGGNAYAIGIVTIIKAFYKRNISFVTSLLLVITTQVLGYGWAGLMRKYVVEPAHMWWPTSLVQVSLMRAMHEKEKRRMTRGKFFLIALICSFAWYTLPGYLFPTLTAVSWVCWVFPKSITMQQIGSGLNGLGIGAFTLDWATVVSWLGSPLVTPFFATANVLVGYVLLIYIMLPVAYWVINLYSASSYPLFSNELFDAHGQLYDIHSIVNDKFEIDMDAYARQGRIHLSLFFAVSYGLGFATIAATFTHVACFYGKEMYQRFRESYKGKMDVHARLMKRYDDIPNWWFYILLAVSMAVSLVLCTVFKEEVQLPWWGLLIACAIAFVFTLPISVITATTNTTPGLNIITEYCWGLIMPGKPIANVCFKVYGYMSMNQAVSFLTDFKLGHYMKIPPRSMFLVQFVGTVVASTVNTVVAWWLLTTVPHICEKGQLPEGSPWTCPGDHVFFDASVIWGLVGPRRIFGPLGYYSALNWFFLIGLAGPVVVWLFAKALPRHAGWISLINLPVILGGTAMMPPASALNYTAWGFVGFVFNFFVFRYRKGWWKRYNYVLSAAMDGGVAIMGVLLYFALTSWGHQLDWWGSRGEYCDLAACPTAKGVLVDGCPVI, encoded by the exons ATGGAGATCGAACGTgccggcggcgcgggcgacgaGGACGACGCGTCCCCGGTGGAGCAGGTCCGGCTGACCGTGCCGGTGACGGACGACCCGTCGCTGCCGGTATGGACGTTCCGCATGTGGACGATGGGCTTCCTCTCCTGCGCGCTCCTCTCCTTCCTCAACCAGTTCTTCGCCTACCGCGCCGAGCCCATCATCATAAGCCAGATCACCATCCAG GTGGCGGCGCTGCCGATCGGGCACTTCTTGGCGCGGGTGCTGCCGGAGAAGAAGTTCAGGGTGTTCGGACGTGAGTGCTCGGTGAACCCGGGGCCCTTCAACGTGAAGGAGCACGTGCTGATCTCCATCTTCGCCAACGCCGGCGCCTCCTTCGGCGGCGGCAACGCCTACGCCATCGGCATCGTCACCATCATCAAGGCCTTCTACAAGCGCAACATCTCCTTCGTCACCAGCCTGCTCCTCGTCATCACGACCCAG GTGTTGGGGTACGGCTGGGCAGGGCTGATGAGGAAGTACGTGGTGGAGCCGGCGCACATGTGGTGGCCGACGAGTCTGGTGCAGGTTTCTCTCATGAG GGCGATGCACGAGAAGGAGAAGCGGCGGATGACGCGGGGCAAGTTCTTCCTGATCGCGCTCATCTGCAGCTTTGCGTGGTACACGTTGCCGGGGTACCTGTTCCCGACGCTGACGGCCGTCTCGTGGGTGTGCTGGGTGTTCCCCAAGTCGATCACCATGCAGCAGATCGGGTCCGGCCTCAACGGGCTCGGCATCGGCGCCTTCACCCTCGACTGGGCCACGGTGGTCTCCTGGCTGGGGAGCCCTCTGGTGACGCCCTTCTTCGCCACCGCCAACGTGCTCGTCGGCTACGTCCTGCTCATCTACATCATGCTGCCCGTCGCCTACTGGGTAATCAACCTCTACAGCGCCAGCAGCTACCCGCTCTTCTCCAACGAGCTCTTCGACGCCCACGGCCAGCTCTACGACATCCACTCCATCGTCAACGACAAGTTCGAGATCGACATGGACGCCTACGCGCGGCAGGGCAGGATCCACCTCAGCCTCTTCTTCGCCGTCAGCTACGGCCTCGgcttcgccaccatcgccgccACCTTCACCCACGTCGCATGCTTCTACGGCAA GGAGATGTACCAGAGGTTCCGGGAGTCGTACAAGGGCAAGATGGACGTGCACGCGAGGCTCATGAAGAGGTACGACGACATACCGAACTGGTGGTTCTACATCCTGCTCGCGGTGTCCATGGCGGTATCCTTGGTCCTCTGCACCGTGTTCAAGGAGGAGGTGCAGCTGCCGTGGTGGGGCCTCCTCATTGCCTGCGCCATAGCCTTCGTCTTCACGCTCCCCATTAGCGTCATCACCGCAACCACAAACACG ACGCCGGGGTTGAATATCATCACGGAGTATTGCTGGGGTCTGATCATGCCGGGGAAGCCGATCGCCAACGTGTGCTTCAAGGTGTACGGCTACATGAGCATGAACCAGGCCGTCTCCTTCCTTACCGACTTCAAGCTCGGCCACTACATGAAGATCCCCCCAAGATCCATGTTCCTGGTGCAG TTCGTGGGGACGGTGGTGGCGTCGACGGTGAACACGGTGGTGGCGTGGTGGCTGCTGACCACCGTGCCGCACATCTGCGAGAAGGGACAGCTCCCGGAGGGCAGCCCGTGGACGTGCCCGGGCGACCACGTCTTCTTCGACGCGTCCGTGATCTGGGGCCTCGTCGGCCCGCGCCGCATCTTCGGGCCGCTCGGCTACTACTCCGCCCTAAACTGGTTCTTCCTCATCGGGCTGGCCGGGCCGGTGGTGGTGTGGCTCTTCGCCAAGGCGCTGCCGCGGCACGCCGGCTGGATCAGCCTCATCAACCTGCCCGTCATCCTGGGAGGCACGGCCATGATGCCCCCGGCGTCGGCCCTCAACTACACGGCGTGGGGCTTCGTCGGCTTTGTGTTCAACTTCTTCGTGTTCCGGTACCGCAAGGGGTGGTGGAAGCGGTACAACTACGTGCTGTCGGCGGCCATGGACGGCGGCGTGGCCATCATGGGGGTGCTCCTCTACTTTGCGCTCACCAGCTGGGGCCACCAGCTCGACTGGTGGGGCTCCAGGGGCGAGTACTGCGACCTCGCCGCCTGCCCCACCGCCAAGGGCGTGCTGGTGGACGGATGCCCCGTCATCTGA